Proteins encoded by one window of Rutidosis leptorrhynchoides isolate AG116_Rl617_1_P2 chromosome 7, CSIRO_AGI_Rlap_v1, whole genome shotgun sequence:
- the LOC139856856 gene encoding cellulose synthase A catalytic subunit 5 [UDP-forming]-like, giving the protein MDTKGRLVAGSHNRNEFVLINADEVGRVTSVKELSGQICQICGDEIEITVDGEPFVACNECAFPICRPCYEYERREGNQSCPQCKTRYKRIKGSPRVDGDEDEEEFDDLDNEFDLANYTRRDPHGVHEGGLMIGRGHSNASGFAATPSEVDGATLNPDIPLLTYGQEDDGISADKHALIIPPFMNRAKRVHPMPFSDTASSVSLPPRPMDPKKDLAVYGYGTVAWKDRMEEWRKRQNDKLQMVKHQGGGGGHDDGDVDDPDMPKMDEGRQPLSRKLPISSSKINPYRMVILIRMAILGLFFHYRILHPVNDAYALWLISVICEIWFAASWILDQFPKWFPIERETYLDRLSLRYEKEGKPSELAPVDVFVSTVDPLKEPPLITANTVLSILAVDYPVDKVACYVSDDGAAMLTFEALTETSEFARKWVPFCKKFNIEPRAPEWYFSEKVDYLKDKVHPSFVRERRAMKRDYEEFKVRINGLVTMAQKVPEEGWTMQDGTPWPGNDVRDHPGMIQVFLGNNGVHDIEGNELPRLVYVSREKRPGFDHHKKAGAMNALIRVSAVISNAPYMLNVDCDHYINNSKALRESMCFMMDPTSGKKICYVQFPQRFDGIDRHDRYSNRNVVFFDINMKGLDGIQGPIYVGTGCVFRRQALYGYDAPKKKKAPGKTCNCLPKWLCCCFSSRKKSGKGKSKGKSKDESKKSKRNKDTQTQIHALENIEEGIEGIDSEKSTLMPQIKFEKKFGQSPVFIASTLLEDGGVPPGASSASLLKEAIHVISCGYEDKTEWGKEVGWIYGSVTEDILTGFKMHCHGWRSVYCIPKRPAFKGSAPINLSDRLHQVLRWALGSVEILLSRHCPIWYGYGCGLKPLERFSYINSVVYPLTSVPLVAYCTLPAVCLLTGKFIVPEISNYASILFMLMFLSIAVTSILEIQWGKVGIDDLWRNEQFWVIGGVSAHLFALFQGLLKVLAGVNTNFTVTSKGGDDGEFSELYVFKWTTILIPPLTLLIFNIIGVVVGISDAISNGYETWGPLFGRLFFAIWVILHLYPFLKGMMGKQSNVPTILIVWSILLASILSLLWVRVNPFLSRGGIVLEVCGLDCD; this is encoded by the exons ATGGACACAAAAGGAAGACTTGTTGCTGGTTCTCATAATAGGAATGAATTTGTGCTTATCAATGCTGATGAAGTTGGAAGA GTGACTTCTGTTAAAGAATTGAGTGGTCAGATATGCCAGATTTGTGGAGATGAGATTGAAATAACAGTTGATGGTGAGCCATTTGTTGCTTGCAATGAATGTGCTTTCCCAATTTGTAGACCTTGCTATGAATATGAAAGAAGAGAGGGTAATCAATCTTGCCCACAATGCAAAACTCGATACAAACGAATTAAAG GGAGTCCAAGAGTTGATGGTGATGAAGATGAGGAGGAATTTGATGATTTGGATAATGAATTCGATCTTGCAAACTATACGAGAAGAGATCCTCATGGTGTTCATGAGGGAGGACTCATGATAGGCCGTGGTCATTCGAATGCTTCGGGCTTTGCCGCCACCCCTTCGGAGGTGGATGGCGCCACTTTGAATCCCGATATCCCTCTTCTTACTTATGGTCAAGAG GATGATGGGATTTCAGCTGACAAACATGCTTTGATCATCCCACCTTTTATGAATCGAGCAAAGCGTGTTCATCCTATGCCGTTTTCTGATACTGCTTCATCTGTTTCTT TGCCACCTAGACCCATGGATCCCAAGAAAGATTTGGCGGTTTATGGATATGGAACGGTTGCTTGGAAAGATAGAATGGAGGAATGGAGAAAAAGGCAAAATGATAAACTCCAAATGGTTAAACATCAAGGTGGTGGCGGTGGCCATGACGATGGAGATGTTGATGATCCCGATATGCCCAA GATGGATGAAGGAAGGCAGCCACTGTCTAGAAAGTTACCAATTTCTTCAAGCAAGATAAATCCATACAGAATGGTTATATTGATCCGTATGGCGATTCTTGGTCTTTTCTTTCACTATAGAATCCTACATCCTGTGAACGATGCATACGCCTTGTGGCTCATATCAGTTATTTGCGAGATTTGGTTCGCGGCATCATGGATCCTTGATCAGTTCCCAAAATGGTTTCCAATTGAGCGCGAAACGTATCTCGATAGACTTTCCCTAAG GTATGAGAAAGAGGGGAAGCCTTCGGAGTTGGCTCCTGTAGACGTGTTTGTGAGTACGGTGGACCCATTGAAAGAACCTCCGCTAATTACGGCCAACACGGTGCTATCGATTCTGGCGGTGGACTATCCTGTCGATAAGGTTGCTTGCTATGTATCTGACGATGGTGCTGCCATGCTTACTTTTGAAGCTCTCACTGAAACATCCGAATTTGCAAGAAAGTGGGTCCCGTTTTGCAAGAAGTTTAACATTGAACCACGTGCTCCAGAATGGTACTTTTCAGAAAAGGTTGATTATCTTAAAGATAAAGTACATCCATCATTTGTCCGTGAACGTCGTGCTATGAAG AGGGATTATGAGGAGTTTAAGGTAAGAATAAACGGGCTGGTGACAATGGCACAGAAGGTTCCGGAAGAGGGATGGACAATGCAGGATGGTACACCGTGGCCCGGGAATGATGTTAGAGATCATCCCGGAATGATTCAAGTTTTTCTCGGGAACAATGGGGTCCACGACATTGAAGGAAATGAGTTACCGCGTCTTGTTTACGTTTCTCGTGAAAAGCGGCCTGGATTTGACCATCACAAGAAAGCTGGTGCCATGAATGCTCTG ATCCGAGTATCGGCTGTCATTTCAAATGCGCCTTATATGCTCAATGTCGATTGTGATCACTACATTAACAACAGTAAAGCACTAAGAGAATCTATGTGTTTCATGATGGACCCTACCTCTGGAAAGAAAATTTGttacgttcaatttcctcaaagatttGATGGGATCGATCGTCATGATAGATACTCGAATCGCAATGTTGTGTTCTTCGAT ATTAATATGAAAGGGCTTGATGGAATCCAAGGACCCATATACGTTGGAACGGGTTGCGTGTTTAGGAGACAAGCGTTGTATGGATATGATGCTCCGAAAAAGAAGAAAGCACCGGGGAAAACGTGTAATTGTCTGCCTAAATGGCTTTGTTGCTGTTTTTCATCGAGAAAGAAGAGTGGAAAAGGAAAGTCAAAGGGCAAGTCAAAGGACGAGTCAAAGAAGAGCAAGAGGAACAAAGACACACAGACACAAATTCACGCGTTAGAGAATATCGAAGAAGGAATTGAAG GAATAGATAGTGAGAAGTCAACTCTTATGCCTCAGATTAAGTTTGAGAAAAAGTTTGGTCAATCTCCCGTTTTTATTGCTTCAACACTTTTGGAAGACGGTGGTGTTCCTCCAGGAGCAAGTTCCGCATCGCTTTTGAAAGAAGCCATCCACGTCATCAGTTGTGGTTATGAAGATAAAACTGAATGGGGAAAAGAG GTTGGATGGATTTATGGTTCGGTTACTGAGGATATCTTAACGGGTTTCAAGATGCATTGCCACGGTTGGCGCTCAGTTTATTGCATACCCAAAAGGCCTGCATTTAAGGGTTCAGCTCCTATTAATCTTTCCGATCGTCTTCACCAAGTTCTTAGGTGGGCCCTTGGGTCTGTTGAAATCTTGTTGAGTCGACATTGTCCGATATGGTATGGTTATGGATGCGGTTTGAAGCCGTTGGAACGGTTTTCCTATATTAACTCCGTTGTCTACCCGTTGACTTCCGTTCCGTTGGTTGCGTATTGTACACTTCCCGCTGTCTGTCTCCTCACCGGGAAGTTTATCGTTCCCGAG ATAAGCAATTATGCTAGCATTCTCTTCATGCTCATGTTTTTGTCGATTGCTGTAACGAGTATTTTGGAAATTCAATGGGGAAAAGTTGGGATTGACGACTTATGGAGAAACGAGCAGTTTTGGGTTATCGGTGGTGTTTCGGCTCATCTTTTCGCCCTTTTCCAAGGTCTTCTAAAGGTGTTAGCCGGAGTCAACACCAACTTTACTGTTACGTCAAAAGGAGGAGACGATGGAGAATTCTCCGAGCTTTATGTCTTCAAATGGACGACTATCTTGATCCCACCATTGACCCTATTGATCTTCAACATAATAGGTGTAGTTGTGGGGATTTCAGATGCAATCAGCAACGGGTATGAAACATGGGGCCCGCTATTTGGTCGGTTGTTTTTCGCCATATGGGTGATTTTACATCTGTACCCTTTCCTTAAAGGTATGATGGGTAAACAGAGCAACGTTCCTACGATTCTCATCGTGTGGTCTATCCTGCTGGCTTCTATCTTGTCTCTGTTATGGGTTCGGGTCAACCCGTTCTTGTCTAGGGGAGGAATTGTGTTAGAAGTTTGTGGGTTGGATTGTGACTGA